The region GCGTTCGTCGTCACGGGGCCGGTGTCGATCGTCAACGCGAAGCCCGGCGCGCTCGGCGACGCGTTGCTGCCGCTCGTCGACGCGCACGCGAACGTGCGGCTCGACGCGCACGCGCAGCGCATCGACGCGCTCGCCGTGCGCACGATCCGCGACGGCAGCGTGACGGGTGGCGGCGCGCTCGTGAACGGCCGCGGCCGGTTCGACCTGAAGGTCGCGAATCTCGATCTGAACGCGTTCGTCGCCGCGCTGCGGCCGATGCGGCTCGCGGGGCCTGTCGGCGTCGCGCTCGAGCCGGGCGCGCAGACGATCGACTTCGATCTCGCCGACGCGAAGCTCGCGCTCGGCGCGAAGGCGAAGATCAAGCTCGACGCGAAGCAGACGACGATCGCCGACGCGCGCGTGAGCGCGGGCAACGGGCGCATCGAACTCGCGGGTGCGCTCAGGCACGATGCGCGCTCGACGTATGACCTGAAGGCGAAGCTCGTCGATTTCGATCCGCTCGCGCTCGCCGCGGCCGGCACGCCGTCGGGCGCGAGGGCGGGCTCGGCGGCGGGCGGCGGCAAGGGCGCGGGCGCGGCGAAAGGCGCGAAGCTCGCGCAGACCGCGGCGGGCAGCCAGCGCGCCGGCGCGAACGCCGCGCGGGCGGGCGGCCCGCGTGCGGGCACGGCGCGCGTGAACGGCACGCTCGCCGCCACGGGCGCGCTCGCGCCCGGCTTTTCGACGAAGGCGCAGTTCAAGCTCGGCGACAGCGTCTACGACGGCCTGCCGATGACGGGCGAAGGTACCGTGCAGATGGCGGGCGCGCGGATCCTGCCGAGCAACGCGAACCTGTCGGTCGCGGGCAACCAGGTCGCGCTGCGCGGCAGCTTCGGCGCGCCCGGCGATCGGCTGCGCTTTAACGTCGACGCGCCGCAGCTCGAGCGCCTCGGCTTCGGCCTCGCGGGCCTCGTGCGCGCGAACGGCGAACTCACGGGATCGTTCGCCCACCCGAACGTCGTCGCCGACTATACGGCGACGGGCGTCGTGTTCGGCTCGAACCGGATCGGCTCCGCGCAAGGCCGCGCCGACATTCGCGACGGCGCGAAGGGCGCGCTCGTGTTCACCGCGGACGCGAACGACATCGCGCTCGGCGCGATCAGCCTGAAGACGCTGTCCGCGCACCTGAACGGCACGCGCGCGAAGCATGCGTTCGACGCGAGCGCGGTCGGCGTCGCCGAAGGGCGCGTGATCAATCTCGCGGTCGCGGCGAACGGCGGCGTCGTCGAGACGCGCGGCGCAATGCGCTGGGACGGCACCGTCACGCGCCTGTCGAACCGCGGCACGCCGTCGATCTCGCTCGACACGCCGCTTGCGATCTCGGCGGGCGCGCAGCGCGTCACGCTGGGCGCGGCGAAGCTCTCCGTCGAAGGCGCGACGCTCGATTTGAAATCGTTCACGCTCGAACGCGGCAAGCTGCGCACTGCTGGCTCGATCACGAACCTGTCGGTCGCGCGCGCGCTTGAGATCCGCGCGGAGCTCACGGGCAAGCGCTCGCCGCTGCGCACCGATCTGATCCTCGACGGCGACTGGGACGTGACGCTCGGCGACACGGCCGCGGGCCATGCGCAGATCAAGCGCCGCAGCGGTGACGTGACGATCGAGACCGGTCGCGGCGTGGCCGCGCTCGGGATCACCGAGCTGTCGGCGCGCGCGGCGTTCGCGCCCGGCAATCGGCTGGACGCGACCGTGCGCGCGCGGGCGACGCGCATCGGCACGCTCGACGCGAACGTCGCGGTGCCGTTCGCGTTACGCGACGGCGTGTTCGGTGTCGCCGAGGACGGGCCGCTCACGGGCCGCATCGACGCCGACGTGCCCGCGCTGAAATCGACGGGCGGCCTGTTCGGGCCGAGCTATCTGCTCGACGGGCGCGCGGCGCTCAAGCTGACGGTCGCGGGCACGCCCGCGAAGCCGAAGCTCTCGGGCACGCTCACGGGCGATGACCTGTCGGCGACGCTCGTCGACCAGGGCGTGCAGCTGAAGGACGGGATCGTGCGCGTGCGCCTGACCGAGAATCTCGTCGAGTTCCAGCAAGTCGAGTTCCACGGCGGCGACGGCACGCTGCGCGCGATCGGCCGCGTGCGGCTCGACGGCAGCGAGCCGGATCTGACGGCGAGCATCGTCGCCGACAAGCTCGAGCTCTTCGCGGCGCCGGACCGCAAGCTGTCGCTGTCGGGCAAGGCGGTCGTCGAGAACGACGCGCCGCGCGGCGGGATCGCGATCAACGGCAAGTTCACCGTCGATCGCGCGCTGTTCGACCTGCCGGAGGAGGCGGCGCCGCACCTGTCGGACGACGTCGTGATCGTGCGCCCGGGCAGCCTCGAGCGCGGCGCGACGAAGACGGGCACCGCGATCGCGAAGCCGGCGCCCGCGACCGAAAAACCCGCGCCGTCGCTCGCGCCGCGCGCGAACATCGACATCGGCCTCGGCCGCGATTTCCGCTTCAAGGGCCACGGCGCGGACCTGCGGCTCGCGGGCACGGTGACCGTGATGAGTGCGCCCGGCGTGCCGCTGCGCGCGGTCGGCAACGTGCGCGTGACGGAAGGCTCGACGTACACGTCGTTCGGCCGCAAGCTCGCGATCGAGAACGGTTTCTTCACGTTCAACGGGCCGGTGTCGAATCCGGGCATCAACATCCTCGCGATGCGGCGCAACCAGGAAGTCGAGGCGGGCGTGCAGGTGACGGGCACCGTGCAGTCGCCGAGCGTGAAGCTCGTGTCCGAGCCGAACGTGAACGACAACGAGAAGCTGTCGTGGCTGCTGTTCGGCCACGGTACCGATCAGGGCAACAATCTCGGCCAGCAGAACGCGATGACGACGGCGCTCGCGCTGCTTGGCAGCGCGACCGGCAAGCGCGTCGCGCAGACGGTCGGGCTCGACGAAGTGTCGGTCGGCCGCAGCGACGTCGGGCTGACCGACCCGCAGGTGGTGCTCGTGTCGAAGGCGATCAATGAGCGTTTCGTGCTCGGCTACGAGCAGGGGCTGCAATCGGCGAGCAATGCGTTCAAGGCGACGATCAACCTCACGCGGTTCTGGGCGATCTCCGCTTACGGCGGCACGTTCCAGGGCGTCGACCTCAACTACACGCGGCGCTTCGATCGCTGGTGACGAAGCGGCGCGCGCCGGCCGCGCGAGGCCGGCGCGCGCGGCCTTGCGCGGGCGCGCCGCCTGCGCGCCGTGCGCCCGCGCAGGCGCGTTCGCGCCCCGCTTGACATTCATCCGAAATACTCTAATTTGAGGGAGTCAATCTTCATATCGTTGCGCCGGCGGCCGCAGCGCGCGTGTATCGCGCATGTCCGATTCGGGGGCGCCGCCGATGCCTCGATGTACACGGGGAAAATTGCAGCCGCTCGCGCATGGCAGCGCGCGTGGGCCGGCCGGGGGCGCCGCCGCGATCGTTCGTTATGCAGATGAAAGATGCCGTCGACGAAACGGCATCGATACGAGGGCGCATACCGATGAAAACAGTGCTGACCCCTATCATGCGCAGAAAGCAGCGGTACGCGGCGCTGCCGCTGTTCGCCGCGCTGCGCGACGAGCGCCTGCCGCCGCGCGTGCGGCTCGGCTTCATGCCCGCATTCGCATTCTTCGTGATGGCGTTCGGCGATCTGAACCGGTATCTGCTGCGCAAGGAGCCGGCGCCTGATCCGCATCAGGCGCGCGTCAACGCGCATACGCGCGAAGACGATCATCACTGGCCGTGGTTCCTGGAGGAACTCGAGAAGCTCGGCTGGAGCCGCGACACCACGTTCACGGAAGCGCTGCGCGCGCTGTGGAGCGACGACACGCACCGTTGCCGGCTGCTGATGTACGAGCTGTGCGCGATCGTCGACACGGCCGACGGCGTCGAGCGGCTGGCGATCGTCGAGGCGATCGAGGAAACCGGCAACGTGCTGTTCGCGCTGACGACGCGGCTTGCCGGCGAGGTGCAGGCGCAGACGGGGCGTGAGCTGCGCTACATGGGCGCCCACCATGTCGCGCTCGAGAACGGGCACATGCAGAACGGCGAGCACGCGCTGTTGATCGGCATCGGGCTCGATGCGGCCAAGCGGCGGCGCTGCGTCGCGCCTGTCGATCGGGTGTTCGACGCGTTCGACGCGTGGACGCACGAGGCCGCGCGCGAAATCGGCCGCCTTGCCGCCCCGCCCGCGCTGCAGGAAACGCCATGACGCACACGTTCCCGCGATACGATGACGCGGCCGCATTCGAGGTCGCGACGAATCTGTTCGTGTATCCGGCGATGCTGATCGCGCATCGGCTGGGCCTGTTCGAACGGCTGGGCGAGGGGCCGCGCACGCTCGACGAAATCGGCGCCGCGCTCGGACTCGCGCGGCGGCCCGCCGAGGCGCTCGTCAATGCGTCGGCCGCGCTCGGCTTCGTGCGGCGCGACGGCGATCGCTTCGCGCTCACGGCACGCGCGCGGGACCTGCTGCTGCCGGCGAGCCGCCAGTATTTCGGCGCGTTCTGGGATCTGATGTACGACAACGGCGACACGTTCTCGATCGCCGGCCTCGAAGCCGCGCTGCGGGGCGATGCGCCGCACGTGTACGGGGAGACGGACGTCTTCGATTCGCATCGGCGGCATGAGGCGCTCGGCATGCGCTTCACGCGCGCGATGCAGAGCCTGAGCGCATCGCATGCGATGGTGTGGCCGACGAAGCTCGACCTCGCGCGGCACCGCGTGATGCTCGACGTCGGCAGCGGCTCGGGCGCGAACGCCGTCGGCGCGCTGTCGGCGTGGCCGGCGCTGCGCGCGGTGCTGTTTGATCTGCCGGCCGTCTGCGAACTCGCGGCGACGTTCGTCGACGCGCGCTGGCGCGAGCGCGTGACGCTGCATCCGGGCGACATGTGGCGCGATCCGTTTCCGGCAGCCGATCTGCATTTCTATTCGAACGTCTTTCATGACTGGCCGGCCGACAAGAACGCGGCGCTCGCGCGCAAGAGTTTCGACGCGCTGCCGAGCGGCGGGCGCATCGTGCTGCACGAGGTGCTCTATCGCGACGACCGCGGCGGGCCGCTTGCCGCGGCCGGCTACAGCCTGATGATGATCGGCTGGACCCAGGGCGAGCAGTACACGTCGCGCGAGTTGCGGGCGATGCTCGGCGGCGCGGGCTTTGCGTCGATCGAGACGATACCGAGCGGCGGATATTTCAGCCTCGTGACGGGGGTGAAGCCGTGACGCCGCGCGCGCGGCGGGTGCGCGGCGGCCGACGCTCGTGACGTGCGCGGCGCGTATTACGCCGTACTGCGCGGTTCGCGGATGACGCGGCCTGCGGATCACGGCTTCGCCCGCCTCGCCGCCTCGCGACCTTGCTGCGTCGTGACTTCGCCTCCTCGTGACCTCGCGGCTTCCCGAGCGCGCGTGACTTCGCGGCTTCGCGCCGCGCGATGCCGCCCGCACCCGCGCAAGTCCCCGTGCGCAAGCCGCACACGACCCCGCGCCGCTCACGCGCGAGAGCCTGACGCGCAAGAACGACAAGGGCCGCTTGCGCGGCCCTTGCGGATGCGTCGCCGTGGCGATGCGCGCTTACTTCACGCGCATGCCGGGCTTCGCGCCGCTGTGCGGCTCGAGGATGTAGAGGCCGGGCTCGGCCTTCTCGTCGGCCGCCGACGCGGCGAGCACCATCCCTTCGGACAGGCCGAACTTCATCTTGCGCGGCGCGAGGTTCGCGACCATCACCGTCAGCTTGCCGACGAGCTGCTCGGGCCGGTATGCGGACTTGATGCCGGAGAACACGTTGCGGGTCCTCTCCTCGCCGACGTCGAGCGTGAGCTGCAGCAGCTTGTCCGAGCCTTCGACCGCCTGGCACGCGACGATCTTCGCGATGCGCAGGTCGATCTTCGCGAAATCGTCGATCGAGATGATCGGCGACGCGCCGTCGTCGGCGTTCGCCGCGCTCGCCGCGGGCTGCGCCGCCGCCTTGGCGCCTTTGCCGTTCTTCGAGCCGGCGCCGTTGCCGTTCGCCGCGCCGGCTTCGGCCGCCGCCGCCGTGCCTTGCAGCGAGCCGCGGTTCGCCGCGAGCAGTGCGTCGATCTGCTTCGGATCGACGCGGGTCATCAGATGCTGGTATGCGCGGACCGGCTGCTCGGGCGACAGCGGCGTGCCCGCATCGGCCCACGTGAGCGGCGCGATGCCGAGGAACGCCTCGACGCCTTGCGCGACGCGCGGCAGCACCGGCTTGAGCGCGAGCGACAGCAGGCGGAACGCCTCGAGGCTCACGCTGCAGGTTTCATGCAGCGCGACCGCGTTCGCCGGATCCTTCGCGAGCTCCCACGGCTTCGCGGAGTCGACGTAGCCGTTCACCGCATCCGCGAGCTCCATCGTCTGGCGCAGCGCGCGGCCGTACTCGCGCGCCTCGTAGTGCGCGGCGATCTGCGGGATCGCGCCGCGCAGCGTCGCGAGAAGCGGATGGTTCATCGCGCTCGCCTGCACGCGGCCGTCGAAGCGCTTGAGCAGGAAGCCCGCCGCGCGGCTCGCGATGTTCACGTACTTGCCGACGAGGTCGCTATTGACGCGCGCCTGGAAATCCTCGAGGTTCAGGTCGATGTCTTCCATCGTCGCGTTCAGCTTCGCGGCGAAGTAGTAGCGCAGCCATTCGGGGTTCAGGCCCGTGTCGATGTAGCTCTGCGCGGTGATGAACGTGCCGCGCGATTTCGACATCTTCGCGCCGTCGACCGTCAGGAAGCCGTGCGCGAACACGTTGGTCGGCGTGCGGTGGCCCGAGAACTCGAGCATCGCGGGCCAGAACAGCGTATGGAAGTACAGGATGTCCTTGCCGATGAAGTGGTACTGCTCGGTCGTCGAATCCTTGCGGATCCACGCGTCGAAATCGAGGCCGCGCCGCTGGCACAGGTTCTTGAAGCTCGCGTAGTAGCCGACGGGCGCGTCGAGCCATACGTAGAAATACTTGCCGGGCGCGCCGGGAATCTCGAAGCCGAAGTACGGCGCGTCGCGCGAGATGTCCCAGTCGGCGAGCTTCGCCTCGCCCGCCTCGCCGAGCCATTCGCGCATCTTGTTGGTCGCCTCGGGCTGCGCGAGGCCGCTCACCCATTCGCGCAGGAACGCCTCGCAGCGCGGATCGGACAGGCGGAAGAAGTAGTGCGTCGACGTCTTGCGCACGGGCGCGGCGCCCGAGACGACCGAGTACGGATGGATGAGGTCCGTCGGCTGGTACGTCGTGCCGCACACCTCGCAGCTGTCGCCGTACTGGTCCTTCGCGTGGCACTTCGGGCATTCGCCCTTGATGAAGCGGTCCGGCAGGAACATTTGCCTGACGGGGTCGTACGCCTGCTCGATCTCGCGCTCGGCGATGAAGCCCGCCTCCTTCAGCGCGAGATAGATCGTCTCGCTGAGCACGCGGTTCTCGTCCGAATCGGTCGTGTAGAAGTTGTCGAACGACACGCCGAAGCTGTCGAAATCGCGCTTGTGCTCGCGCCACACGCGCTCGATCAACTGCTTCGGGCTCACGCCTTCCTGCTCGGCGCGCAGCATGACGGGCGTGCCGTGCGTGTCGTCCGCGCCGATGTAGTAGATCTCGTGACCGTGCATTCGCATCGTCCGCACCCAGATGTCGGTCTGGATGTACTCGACCAGATGGCCGATGTGAATCTGCCCGTTCGCATAGGGCAGCGCGGACGTGACGAGGATCTGGCGGCGGCCTTGCGGCGCGCCGGCCTGCACGGAAGTGAGGTCGGATGCGGACATAGGGTCTCTGAACGGACTGCTTGCGGAAAATCGTAGGGAAGCCGCGATTCTAGCAGGGCGGCCGCGCGCCGACCTGCGGGCGGACCGCGCGGAATCGCGCCCGCCGCGCGGCGGTTGCGATCCCGCGTGCGTCGGCGCTGCTTCGTGCGGCTGTCACGAAGCGTAATAACTTACGGATTGAAAGTTTCGGGTGGCGCGGCTAGATTGTCGCCGGTGGCGCGATGCCGGACGGCGCGCGCCGCGCGGCGGAAATGTTGCGCCGCAGCGCGGCCGGAGGCGGGCAAAAAAAAACCGGGGCGGACTTTGCCCCGGAGCAACAACGACAAGAGGAGAATGGTGACGCGCCGGCAGCACCAGTCACGTACCGTAAAGACAGACTACGCGGCTCGCAAGAAGTTCGAAAAATTTTTCGAGTTGTTACGAACCGCCCGGAAAGCCTTGTGCGACGGGGCTTGGCGCGCCATTCTCCGAGGCGGTCGGATTTACTGCGCCGCTTGCGGCGCGCGCAGGTAGATCTCGACGCGGCGGTTTTGCGCGCGGCCGGCTTCCGTTGCGTTGTCGGCGATCGGGTTCGACGCGCCCATGCCTTGCGCGGACAGGCGGTTCGCCGCGACGCCGCGCTGCGCGAGCGCGTTCACGACGCTTTGCGCGCGATTTTGCGACAGCGTTT is a window of Burkholderia mallei ATCC 23344 DNA encoding:
- a CDS encoding translocation/assembly module TamB domain-containing protein, with protein sequence MTKDVSEPTPPHAPDGGAPGGPREPAPKPRRSPGARALVALAWTALALVVLVAATAGALLAAATTERGTQLAWHAAVKLLGGRLAGTLEGGALATGVRIRQLAWTSPDGSGTEVRIDRLAGRWALTRAPWRLSIASLRAGTIDVRVAPSPPSPTVMPKDLRLPLQLAVDDLRFDRLRIHEAGSTTELDNLIFHGASDGRRHDATLERLDTPFGALTANARLDGVRPFAIDGSATYAGKLSGESVDARARVSGSLEALVAELDASGMKLAGRAHIEAAPFAAVPLTRASLAFDHVNPRALLPGAPVADLAVRAQLEPAAPEPNAPKAFVVTGPVSIVNAKPGALGDALLPLVDAHANVRLDAHAQRIDALAVRTIRDGSVTGGGALVNGRGRFDLKVANLDLNAFVAALRPMRLAGPVGVALEPGAQTIDFDLADAKLALGAKAKIKLDAKQTTIADARVSAGNGRIELAGALRHDARSTYDLKAKLVDFDPLALAAAGTPSGARAGSAAGGGKGAGAAKGAKLAQTAAGSQRAGANAARAGGPRAGTARVNGTLAATGALAPGFSTKAQFKLGDSVYDGLPMTGEGTVQMAGARILPSNANLSVAGNQVALRGSFGAPGDRLRFNVDAPQLERLGFGLAGLVRANGELTGSFAHPNVVADYTATGVVFGSNRIGSAQGRADIRDGAKGALVFTADANDIALGAISLKTLSAHLNGTRAKHAFDASAVGVAEGRVINLAVAANGGVVETRGAMRWDGTVTRLSNRGTPSISLDTPLAISAGAQRVTLGAAKLSVEGATLDLKSFTLERGKLRTAGSITNLSVARALEIRAELTGKRSPLRTDLILDGDWDVTLGDTAAGHAQIKRRSGDVTIETGRGVAALGITELSARAAFAPGNRLDATVRARATRIGTLDANVAVPFALRDGVFGVAEDGPLTGRIDADVPALKSTGGLFGPSYLLDGRAALKLTVAGTPAKPKLSGTLTGDDLSATLVDQGVQLKDGIVRVRLTENLVEFQQVEFHGGDGTLRAIGRVRLDGSEPDLTASIVADKLELFAAPDRKLSLSGKAVVENDAPRGGIAINGKFTVDRALFDLPEEAAPHLSDDVVIVRPGSLERGATKTGTAIAKPAPATEKPAPSLAPRANIDIGLGRDFRFKGHGADLRLAGTVTVMSAPGVPLRAVGNVRVTEGSTYTSFGRKLAIENGFFTFNGPVSNPGINILAMRRNQEVEAGVQVTGTVQSPSVKLVSEPNVNDNEKLSWLLFGHGTDQGNNLGQQNAMTTALALLGSATGKRVAQTVGLDEVSVGRSDVGLTDPQVVLVSKAINERFVLGYEQGLQSASNAFKATINLTRFWAISAYGGTFQGVDLNYTRRFDRW
- the metG gene encoding methionine--tRNA ligase: MSASDLTSVQAGAPQGRRQILVTSALPYANGQIHIGHLVEYIQTDIWVRTMRMHGHEIYYIGADDTHGTPVMLRAEQEGVSPKQLIERVWREHKRDFDSFGVSFDNFYTTDSDENRVLSETIYLALKEAGFIAEREIEQAYDPVRQMFLPDRFIKGECPKCHAKDQYGDSCEVCGTTYQPTDLIHPYSVVSGAAPVRKTSTHYFFRLSDPRCEAFLREWVSGLAQPEATNKMREWLGEAGEAKLADWDISRDAPYFGFEIPGAPGKYFYVWLDAPVGYYASFKNLCQRRGLDFDAWIRKDSTTEQYHFIGKDILYFHTLFWPAMLEFSGHRTPTNVFAHGFLTVDGAKMSKSRGTFITAQSYIDTGLNPEWLRYYFAAKLNATMEDIDLNLEDFQARVNSDLVGKYVNIASRAAGFLLKRFDGRVQASAMNHPLLATLRGAIPQIAAHYEAREYGRALRQTMELADAVNGYVDSAKPWELAKDPANAVALHETCSVSLEAFRLLSLALKPVLPRVAQGVEAFLGIAPLTWADAGTPLSPEQPVRAYQHLMTRVDPKQIDALLAANRGSLQGTAAAAEAGAANGNGAGSKNGKGAKAAAQPAASAANADDGASPIISIDDFAKIDLRIAKIVACQAVEGSDKLLQLTLDVGEERTRNVFSGIKSAYRPEQLVGKLTVMVANLAPRKMKFGLSEGMVLAASAADEKAEPGLYILEPHSGAKPGMRVK
- a CDS encoding methyltransferase; protein product: MTHTFPRYDDAAAFEVATNLFVYPAMLIAHRLGLFERLGEGPRTLDEIGAALGLARRPAEALVNASAALGFVRRDGDRFALTARARDLLLPASRQYFGAFWDLMYDNGDTFSIAGLEAALRGDAPHVYGETDVFDSHRRHEALGMRFTRAMQSLSASHAMVWPTKLDLARHRVMLDVGSGSGANAVGALSAWPALRAVLFDLPAVCELAATFVDARWRERVTLHPGDMWRDPFPAADLHFYSNVFHDWPADKNAALARKSFDALPSGGRIVLHEVLYRDDRGGPLAAAGYSLMMIGWTQGEQYTSRELRAMLGGAGFASIETIPSGGYFSLVTGVKP